The following proteins come from a genomic window of Liolophura sinensis isolate JHLJ2023 chromosome 13, CUHK_Ljap_v2, whole genome shotgun sequence:
- the LOC135480279 gene encoding histamine H2 receptor-like, producing the protein MSIHFTFETFIICLETLLILTFNVLMLFVVGWTDAFKNINKYFFTSVVFSDLLIGLVITPFAIFSSLYGKWVYKDETFCNTQAYLAAMCWIVSLYSMMWINVDHYFAIRKPERHETLMSPVRSACWVALVWVAALSFCGPPLFALNERTYFVKATFLCVFASQSNTAYFVTSGLLITLPAVLTLVATNAYLFTKAYNKTKLVCEKVLVDKAMRPQNYRVNALNSLIFVVTWIPWCSVQIHQHVFPTPNLSPVMQRLHFYTLWVAIGNAWYKFIVYMIFSREFMIGLRRFFCQVLCRCACKCRLPCRQGPPPPVPV; encoded by the coding sequence ATGTCGATCCATTTCACCTTTGAGACATTCATCATATGTCTGGAAACCCTTCTGATTTTGACATTCAATGTCCTTATGCTGTTTGTGGTTGGCTGGACGGATGCTTTCAAGAATATCAACAAGTACTTCTTCACATCTGTAGTGTTCTCGGACTTGTTGATTGGGTTGGTGATAACGCCATTCGCTATATTCTCATCTCTCTACGGCAAATGGGTGTACAAGGACGAAACATTCTGTAACACGCAGGCCTATCTTGCGGCCATGTGctggattgtctccctttattcGATGATGTGGATTAATGTAGACCATTACTTCGCAATTCGTAAGCCTGAACGCCACGAGACCCTGATGTCGCCTGTGCGCAGTGCATGCTGGGTAGCATTAGTCTGGGTTGCGGCCCTCAGCTTCTGTGGTCCACCTCTTTTTGCTCTGAACGAACGAACATACTTTGTGAAGGCAACGTTTCTGTGCGTGTTTGCGTCTCAGTCGAACACAGCATACTTTGTGACGTCAGGATTGTTGATAACTCTTCCAGCGGTGCTCACCCTGGTCGCGACGAATGCTTACCTCTTCACCAAGGCATACAACAAAACCAAACTGGTTTGTGAGAAAGTGTTAGTGGACAAGGCCATGCGGCCGCAGAATTATCGCGTAAACGCACTAAACTCGCTAATCTTCGTCGTGACCTGGATCCCATGGTGCTCAGTTCAGATTCATCAGCATGTCTTCCCTACCCCGAACCTGAGCCCTGTCATGCAGAGGCTACATTTCTACACCCTCTGGGTTGCTATTGGCAACGCCTGGTACAAGTTCATCGTTTACATGATATTCTCTAGAGAATTCATGATCGGTTTGCGTCGTTTTTTCTGCCAGGTTCTCTGTCGCTGTGCTTGTAAGTGCCGTTTGCCATGTCGACAAGGCCCCCCTCCTCCCGTTCCTGTGTGA